One genomic region from Bradyrhizobium icense encodes:
- a CDS encoding CHASE domain-containing protein, with translation MVRLGFIIGFIALIGVLLSGLAAYRVHEQELAIDGIALSRAIDVHASLVQDRLTERELLARVASGLFRSPSVVKANMLQPLRSAIYAFKTDFVVASWIARLKPGDLAAAQAELKGAGFTNPTIRDFDDKPLDLRTINNPIDVLMDLEPRSPDTLGFPGRAYDRHSVIGPMLAQAAATGKPLASDPIPLLRQNGPIGLVLASPILLEGSSEPAGFVTFSYELAPLMLTDDDRSLFSVVLKDPGDANDEYVANDQGVVTLQPVRQGDPLPSVVRTVTFGGRDWSLGYYAKNNAAQRAQQTAIVVAAIGLALTGIVCGLFGYVAYNNLRLSREIQVRIGFERRLTAVIDELNHRVKNILAVIQSIVTRTLRHGSDMDVARELLIGRIHAMSNVVTLLSESQWQGVKLKGLFESRAIPHADRIVVNGPDIAVSARAAQSLSLLFFELASHSDEGLSLVGKHPHIVANWEVSGEEPDTVFHFRWEEFNTSAATRREDSDFGLILLDRVAPEALGGTAKRYFTDVSYVYELTAPMVTVVDMTERDRTGEISAPVR, from the coding sequence GTGGTTCGGCTGGGCTTCATTATCGGCTTTATCGCGCTGATCGGAGTTTTGCTCTCCGGTCTGGCGGCCTATCGCGTGCACGAACAGGAACTGGCGATCGACGGCATCGCGCTGTCGCGCGCCATCGACGTTCATGCCAGCCTGGTGCAGGACCGGCTGACCGAGCGCGAACTGCTCGCGCGCGTTGCATCTGGCTTGTTTCGCTCACCATCGGTAGTGAAGGCCAACATGCTGCAGCCGCTGCGCTCGGCGATCTACGCCTTCAAGACCGATTTTGTGGTTGCGTCCTGGATTGCGCGCCTCAAGCCGGGCGATCTGGCGGCTGCGCAGGCGGAGTTGAAGGGGGCCGGCTTCACCAACCCGACGATCAGGGATTTCGACGACAAGCCGCTGGATCTCCGGACCATCAACAACCCGATCGACGTGCTGATGGATCTCGAGCCGCGCAGTCCGGACACGCTCGGTTTTCCCGGCCGCGCCTACGACCGGCACTCGGTGATCGGGCCGATGCTGGCGCAGGCGGCGGCAACCGGCAAGCCGCTGGCGTCGGACCCGATCCCGCTGTTGCGCCAGAACGGGCCGATCGGTCTCGTGCTGGCGTCTCCGATTCTGCTGGAGGGCAGTTCGGAGCCGGCCGGCTTCGTCACCTTTTCCTACGAGCTGGCGCCGCTGATGCTGACCGACGACGACCGCTCGCTGTTCTCGGTGGTGTTGAAGGATCCTGGCGATGCCAACGACGAATATGTCGCCAACGACCAGGGCGTCGTCACCTTGCAGCCGGTGAGGCAGGGCGATCCGTTGCCTTCAGTGGTGCGGACGGTAACGTTCGGCGGCCGCGACTGGTCGCTCGGCTATTACGCCAAGAACAACGCCGCGCAGCGTGCGCAGCAGACCGCGATCGTCGTTGCGGCCATTGGGCTGGCGCTCACCGGAATCGTCTGCGGGCTGTTCGGCTATGTCGCCTACAACAACCTGCGGCTCAGCCGCGAGATCCAGGTGCGGATCGGCTTCGAGCGGCGCTTGACCGCCGTCATCGACGAGCTCAACCATCGGGTCAAGAACATCCTCGCCGTGATCCAGTCGATCGTGACGCGCACGCTGCGTCACGGCTCCGACATGGATGTGGCGCGCGAGCTGTTGATCGGCCGCATTCACGCGATGTCGAACGTGGTAACGCTGCTCAGCGAAAGCCAGTGGCAGGGCGTCAAGCTCAAGGGCCTGTTCGAGTCGCGCGCGATTCCGCATGCCGACCGCATCGTCGTCAACGGCCCGGATATCGCCGTCAGCGCGCGTGCCGCCCAGTCGCTCTCGCTGTTGTTTTTCGAGCTGGCCTCGCATTCCGACGAGGGCCTGTCGCTGGTCGGCAAGCACCCGCATATCGTCGCGAACTGGGAAGTTTCGGGCGAGGAGCCCGACACGGTCTTTCATTTCCGTTGGGAAGAGTTCAACACCAGCGCGGCGACACGGCGCGAAGACTCGGATTTCGGCCTCATCCTGCTCGACCGCGTCGCCCCCGAAGCGCTCGGTGGCACCGCAAAACGCTACTTCACCGATGTCAGCTACGTCTACGAACTCACCGCGCCGATGGTAACGGTGGTCGACATGACCGAGCGCGATCGCACGGGAGAGATTTCCGCGCCGGTTCGGTAA